The region TAAATTGCTGCGAGTACTGAATAAAAGCCTGAACATCACCAATCGTAATTGCCCTTCTTGTAACAAGAATACCGCCTACGACAGACACGATAACATATCCAAGATTTCCGATAAACCTCATGAGAGGCATTATCATTCCGGACAAAAACTGTGCTTTCCAGCTTGCTTCATAAAGTTGTTCGTTTATTTTTTCAAATTTTTCTACCGCTTCTTGCTCCCTGCGAAAAGCCTTTATGACTGTGTGCCCTGAATAAACTTCTTCTGTATGACCGCTGAGCTCTCCTAAGGTTTTCTGCTGTTTTGAAAAATGTTTCTGAGAATATTTAGCAATAAAAACAGTGGCAATGATGCTTAACGGTAAAGTTAGTAAAGTCACTCCTGTAAGCAGAGGACTTATTGTTAACATCATAATAACTACACCAACTATGGAAATAATCCCGGAAACAAACTGAATCAGACTCTGCTGAAGTGTGTTGCTTATGAGATCTACATCATTTATGACGCGACTTAATATTTCTCCGTGTGTTTTTGAATCATAAAATTTCAAAGGAAGTCTTGTAAGCTTCTCAGATATATCTTTTCTCATCTTCATAACCACTTTTTGAGAAACACCAGCCATTATAAACTGTTGAATATAGTTCAAAAGAGCACTCAGACCATATAAAAGACTAACTTGAATGAGAATCCTTGCAACATAAGAAAAATTTATGCCTGCATTTGGTAATTTAAGCATTTTTGCCATAACCCCACGAAAAATTTCGGTAGTCGCTTTTCCAAGTATTTTCGGGGCAAAAATTGTCAGTACAGTAGCAACAATTGTTATGCCGAGCACTATAATTACAGGAATAATATATGGTCCAAGATACGTTATCAACCTTTTCAAAGTCGCTTTGAAATTTTTTGCCCTGTCAGACGAAATCATCAATGGTCCTGCACCAGGTCTCGGGCCTCTCGAAGGAAGTGGTTGTGAACGCTTTTCATTTGCCATTAGAATCACCTCCGACTGCTTCTTCTTCTGAAAGCTGCGATAAAACTATATCTTTATAAACAGGGCATGTGTTCATCAATTGCTTGTGATTTCCTATTCCCTGAACCTTTCCATCTTTGATGACTATTATCTGGTCTGCATTCATCACAGTGGCTACCCTTTGAGCAACTATTATGACCGTTGCATCTTTAACTTCTTTTAGCAATTTTGCCCTGACACGGGCATCTGTTTTGAAATCAAGCGCAGAAAAAGTATCATCAAAAAGGTATATCTTTGGTTTTCCAGCTATGGCACGTGCTATAGAAATTCTTTGTTTCTGTCCACCTGATAAATTTGTGCCTCCTTGAGCTACAGGAGAATTCAAACCTTCTGGCATTTTCTGGGTGAATTCATCTACTTGAGCTATCTCTGCCGCACGCAATACATCCTCATTACTCAATTCATCTCTCCCAAAGCGTATGTTGTCTGCTATCGTTCCTGAAAAAATAACGGCTTTCTGAGGCGCATAACCTATCATTCCACGCAATCTTTCCAGTGGAATATGGCGTACATCAACACCGTCTATTTTCACAGCACCTCTGGTAACATCGTAAAATCTCATAATCAAATTGAGAATGGTTGTTTTACCAGAACCGGTACTTCCAATAATTGCCGTCATTTTTCCCGGTTGAGCTTCAAACGAAATATTTTCCAGAGCAGCTTCTTTTGCACCGGGATAGTAAAAACTTACATCTTCGAATCTTATTACACCTTTTCCAGCCGGCTCGGTAGGATCTGATGGTTGCAAAACTGTGGGGGTTGTCTTCAAAACCTCGATAACTCTCTGTGCAGAAACAGAGGCACGTGGTAGAAATATAAATATCATAGATATCATTATAAAAGAGAAAAGAATTTGTATCACATACTGCATAACCGCCATCATTGAACCAACCTGCAACTGTCCCATGTCAATTTGCTTTGAGCCAAACCATACAAGAGCGATTATGGTGAAATTCATCACTATCATCATTATTGGAAATATGACAGCGCCTATTCTGTTAACCTTCAGTGCTGTCTGAGTAAGATCCACATTCGCTTTCTCAAATCTTTCTTTTTCGTGATCTTCTTTATTAAAAGCCCTTATGACTCTCACACCAGTAACTCTTTCTCTCAAAACGAGATTCAATCTGTCTATCTTTTTCTGCATACTCTTGAACAGTGGCATAGTTTTGCTAAAAATAAAATACATTGCAACAGCAGCGATCGGAACAGAAACCAGAAGTATCATAGTAAGTTTCGCATCTTTTGACACAGCCATCACTATACTGCCAGCAGCAATTACAGGAGCTCTTATGACCATTCTGAGTATCATCACAGTAGCCTGCTGTATCTGAGTAATATCATTTGTAGTTCTGGTAATCAAAGAAGCTGTGCTGAACTGATCAATTTCTCCAAGAGAAAAACTCTGGACTTTTTTGAAAATGTGATTTCTCAAATCTTTGCCAAGGCCCATAGCTGCTTTTGAAGAGGTTAAACTCATAAAAATTATTGCCAAGACCTGAATTAAAGAAACAAGAAGCATCTTGGCACCTGTTTGCCATATATAGTCAACATTGCCTCTTGTAATACCTTTATCCACTATTTGAGACATCAAATCAGGCAAATAAAGTGTCACATAAGAATCAACTACAACCAGTGCAACAGTAATAAGTGCCAAATGTGTGTATGGCTTCAAATATTTCAAAATCTTAATCATGGCACCACTCCTTAGTGTGTTTTTTTAAATTCTCTATTATGCGGTCCAAAAATTTCAAAAACTGATCTTTTTCACTCGAGGAAAAACCATCCATAGCTATCTTTTCCACCTTTTCCATTTTGCTTTTGAGAATCTCTGCCATATGACTTCCCTTATCCGTCAGATAAACCCGCTGAAATCTTCTGTCACTTTCGTCCTGCTCTCTTTGAATTAAGCCGGATTTTTCCATTCTTCGAAGCATTATTGCAACAGTGGCCGGACGGACATTGAGCTTTCGTGCAATTAAATTTTGAGTAATACCCTCATTTTTGGCAACAAGCATCAATAGTGGAGGTTGCCCGGGATGAATATCATGTTTTTCAAGTTCGTCATGAACAATGTGAAAGTGAAGTCGACTTATGATAAAAAAACGCTTAAAAACCATATCTTCGTTCATAAAGGATCACCTCCTTTTATGTCTAATAGTTAGATGTCAATATAATATCATCAAAAAATACCGCACTGGCAATAATGAAACAAAAAGAAATGCTTTCTTTTCGAAATCGAAAAAGAAAGCTTTATAGAATAATTCTGGAGGTGAATAAATGGAGGTTCAAAAACTTCAGGCACAGCAGAGTATTTTTTCGAAAATCTTGCTTTCAACAATTTTTGCAGTTATGACAGGAGCTGCCGCACAGATCAAAATCCCTCTTCCCTTCAGTCCCGTACCAGTTACAGGACAAACGTTAGTGGTTTTGCTTTCACCTTTACTCATTGGAAGATTGTCAGGCGTGAGCCAGATAATATACGTTCTGGTAGGTATTGCTGGTATGCCCTGGTTTGCTGGTCTTAAAGTAGGACTGAGCATCGTTATCGGTCCAACAGGGGGATATCTTATCGGTTTCGTTATTGCTTCTTTTGTCCTCGGAAGTATTTTCGAACAAAAAAATAGATCTTCAACTTCAACGTTGTTATGGCTTGCTTTTGCAAATTTTGGTATAATCTACGCAATCGGTTTGCTGCAGCTTTACTGGTGGTTTGCAATAAAAGGATCTCACCTTACGCTCATAAAGCTTCTCTCAATGGGAGCAATTCCGTTCATACCGGGCGATCTGACCAAAATTCTTCTCGCAGCAGGCATTTATTCTATATATAAAAAATTAAAGTGAACCCCTGAGGGGTTCACTCTTCTACTGGTTCAAAATCTTCCTTCGACGCTCCGCATACTGGGCAAACCCAATCGTCTGGAAGATCTTCAAAAGATGTTCCTGCAGGGATATCGCTATCTGGATCTCCCTCAGCAGGATCGTACACATACCCGCAAATTATACATCTGTACTTGACCATCTTCTCGCCCCCTAAAAATTAACGAATTGAGAAGCACCTGCACCACATACCGGACATTTTTCTGGTGCATCTCCCTCAACGGTGTAACCACAAACACTGCAGATGCTTATCTTATCAGCTGGGTAATCCTTACCTTGTTCGGCAAGTTCCTTGGCTTTTTTATACATAACAGCATGGATCTTCTCTGCCTCTAACGCATAGTGAGTACTTCGAACAGCTTCGTTCTCTTTCTGAAATTTTGCAACTTCATTGTAAACAGGATACATTTCTTCTACCTCAAAATTCTCTCCGTCTATACATTGTTGTATATTTTCTGAAATGGATTGTATCATCTTAAGAGCTTGGTAATGATTTCTTGCATGAACATATTCAGCATAAGAAATGGCACGAAACAACTTCGCCAGATTTTTAAACCCTTTTTTCTCAGCTTCCTCAGCAAAAATTGCATATTTCATATGAGCCATACTCTCTCCTGCGAAGGCATCTTTAAGAAATTTTTCTGTCATCTCTCTCATATTTCAACCTCCTTATTAAATGAATCTGATTTAAAGTATATCATTCAATTAACATTATGGTCAAGTTGAACTGATATTGTTTTGAAAAATACATATTCTGGATCTATACTTTAAGTGGTGGTGCCTGTGGTCTTGAAACAAATCAGCGAAAACTTATTCAAACCAGACTACGAGCAATATTCGCTTGTGAATGTTTCTAATGCTATTTTATCACACTTTGGTTGCCCGGCGCATTATCCAGAATACCCATTTGGTCTGGAAAAACCGGGTCTTATGGAAAATGTCAACAAAGTTATACTATTTCTTATAGATGCTATGGGCATGAACAGTTTGAACAAAATATTGATTAAAAATCCCATCTTTAGCGAAAGTGATATCCTGCAGGCTTCTTCAGTATTTCCCACGACAACAAGTTCTTCGCTGGCGTCAATTTTAACCGGCGTGACTCCTGTAGAACACGGTATACTGGGTTATACTCTATATCTAAAAGAATTTGGCACGCTGGTCAATATGATAGAACTTTCCTCACCGACAGTTGGAAAGCTGGGGGCAAACCTGTCTTCAAAGAAAATCTTACTTTCAGAGACGATATTTGAGAAACTATCAAAAGCCGGAGTTAAAGGGTGCGTGCTTACATCAAAAAATATCAGAGGATCTGGTTTTTCAAATTTGATAAATGCCGGTGCTTCAGTAAAAAGTTATCAGAGTTTTGGAGATCTGTTTGAAAAATTAAAAGAAATGCTTGACGAAAATGGAAAACTTTTTGGTTTTGTATACTGGGGATTGCTCGATTCTATCGGGCACAAACTTGGTGTTAATTCTCAAGCATTTGAGCGAGAACTTCACTGGCTTTTGAGAATGATAAAAGAAGAAATCTCGAAAAATCTGAAAAGCAATACCCTGGTTTTGATAATAGGAGATCACGGACAGATATTTACCCCGTGGCAAAATGAAATCTGGTGGTCGTGGAAAGACGAAATAGCTTCTTTTTTCGATTTACCTCCTGGAGGCGAAATGAGAATGATGCACATTTATACACGTTTTCCAAAAGAAGTGGTAGAATATATCAAAGAAAAGTACCCTTCAGAGGCATTCGCCATAACAAAACACCAGGCTATCGAGATGGAACTTTTCGGAAAATCACCAAAGAAGGAAAACTTGGAGAGAATCGGCGATGTCATATTGATTGCAAGAAAAGATTATTCTTTTTATTTTAAACTCACAGGAAGAGAAGAGAGCTTAAAATCGAAGCATGGTTCTTTGAGTCTGGACGAGTTGCTCGTACCAATAATATTGATCAGGGGGTGATTGATTCTTATTGAAAAATCCTACTTACGGCAATGTTGACATCGAAGCTGTAAGGGAAATCATACAAGATTTCAATGATGGAAACCCTTCCAAAATATATATTGGTACCGATAGCGATGCGAGAGATGGTGTGGTAACTTTTGCAACAGCTTTGGTGGTTTACAAAATAGGAATTGGTGCAACCTATTTTTACACTCTAAAAAGAGAAAGAAAGCACTATGATATCTTCAGCAGATTATTTGAAGAAACATATCTAAGTCTGGAAATGGCAAGTTTTGCAAAAGAAATGCTTCAACTATATCATCCAGAGATACATATAGACGTTGGTTATAATGGTGCCAGCAGAGATGTTTTATCAAGTGTTGTCGGTTATGTGAAAGGTATGGGATACAGTTACAAACTAAAACCATGGGCATTTGCAGCAACCAAGGTGGCTCACAGGCACACAAAGTAAGTTGGGGGGAGTACGTATGAGAATATTAGTGATCTTTACAATTATTCTTTTGGCCATGATTATGAGCGGATGTCTTTCTCTTCTTGAACCGGATATTGGAGCATTCGCAGAACAAACAGTTTACGATTTGAACAGATATCTTAAAGGCAATCTGGATGAAAATCAATTGATAGATACTTATGTGCACCTGACCGATCTTGCTACCAGCAGTGATGCTGAATATTACGGCAGTATGTTGCTGAACCTTTTCTCAAATAGCGCAAGTGAAGTAGAATTGATATCTTATGGGGAAACCAGTGTGAAATCACCTCAAGAACTTCAGCAGCCACCATCATGGGTTGAAAAAATATACACGTTGAACCTGTTGCTCAAAACAAACACCGCAAAAACTTCAGATAGTTTTGCAATGCTAATAATCGATGGAAAGCCCTATCTTTTAACTGTTTATGCTTCTGGTAGTTCGATAGTTTGTTATCCCAAAATTCCCTGAGCGAGGAGGCGATAATTATGAAGAAAGTCGCCCTGCTTGTTTTAATATTTCTCTGCGCAGCAGGTTTTGCAGCAAATTATGGGGTGTACTATGATCAGACGATCGGCAAAAGTACAGCAATTTTTGTGTCAAACCTGAGTGAAGAAAAGGCATATTTCAGAGTGGTCGTTTACGATTACAAGGGAAACACTATTTGGCAAAATAGTTACAGATCAAATGAATTTGAAACTGTTTGGGTTGATTTATCTCAGGTAATTCCTCAATCTGACGAAAACTGGGGCCTTGTTTTAATTCAAAGTGATCAACTTCTTTACATCTCTGCTCTTTACAAATCTGATGATGTACTTGTTGGTAGAGATCATGTGATCGAGCCAGTACAGGTATCATCAGATGCAAAATATTACTGGTATGGGCTTAATTATACGAACTTTGTAGAATCACAAACTGCCTTTAGTATTATGAACACCTCTGACAGAGAAGCCGATGTAATCATAGACATATACAGCTATGAAGGGGATTTTTTAGACGAGTTATCAGGGACAATCTCTCCAAGAGCAGCAGCTTACATTAATCTTTCAGAAGAGATTCAAACAGGATCGATGGGAGTTATAGATATCAGAAGTACAGAGCTACTTATACTTGGTGTAGAATACTATGATAAAGGCGGGCTCTGGGGCATTGAAAACATAGTTGACTGGTATACAACCACCAGCTGGTAATTCAGGAGGAATAGAGATGAAAAAGCTTCTTATTTTGATTGTGTTTATTTTGCCAGCAGTTGTATTTGCAGGCTATACGCTTGTTGTAAAAACAGAGCCGTTTGCATCTGTTTATGTAAATGGCATATACGCCGGAATGTCCGATATTGACGGAGTTCTGGAAATCACGTTGAGTTCGTCAGGCGAGCACAGAATAACTGTTCGCAAATCCTGGTACATAATTTTTGATGATTCTGCATACGTTTCATATCCTGGTGTAGTTGTTTTCCATGCCCCCTTGAAAAGAGCAGGTATGTTGAGGGTATATTCAAATGTCTATCCAGTCGAAGTATACAGTGAAGATCAGTATCTTGGAAAAGTTAACAGTGTGCAGGACACAATTTACGTTCCTGAGGGCAGTCTTTACATAACTTTCAAATCCGCTGGATTTATACCAGAGACAAGATTGGTAAATATCTCCTATGCTAAAGAAACGAGCGTGAATATAAGCCTTATAGAAGAAGTGTTATCGATAAATCTTAAGATTGAGCCCGAGATATTTTCTCCAAACGGAGACTGGTACCAGGATTATACAACCTTCTATATATATCTGTCCAAACCTGCTACACTGAGCATTCAAGTCCTGGACAAAGACAAAAAAGTGGTATGGCAATGGTCAGGAAAAGGAAAAGCAGGTTCAAATCAAATCAATTTTTCAGGCAGCGGCATATCAGATGGAGCATATACCGTAATAGCTTTTGCACAGACAGAAAAAGAGAGCTTCACGGCAACCAGTGTTTTGACAATAGATAGGAGCAGTTATACATACACAAAAGAAATAGTCTTAACGACAGCTGCAATAGCAGTTACCGGGCTTCTATTTATGTTTTTGATTTCAGCAGGCTTGTAATTTTGTAAGTTGATGGAACAGGCTTCACTGTAACCTTTTTCTTTTCATCAGTCTGAATCCAGCCGTTCATATTCATTCGAACAGCCGTGTTTACAATTTGTTCGTATTCTTCCTTTTCCAGTTTTCTGCTTATAAGAAGGTTCTGTTTTGCTTTGAACAAAGGATTGTATTGAGACATTAGCGAAACAGGTACACTTGGTGACAGACCATAAAAAACAAACTCTAAAACTTTTTCACTTTGTGATACATTATTTGGCAACACGAGATGACGAACAATTAAACCTTTTATTTTTCCGTACAACTCCCTGAATGCCCCAACTTGCTTGTGCATTTCTATCAATGCTTTTTTTGCAACAGTGAAATAATCATTCACCTTAGACAAAGCCATCCCAGTTTCGTCGTCGGCATATTTCAAATCCGCTAAATAAACATCAACAACGCCTTCAATTAAGCGTAGAATATCGACAGATTCATAGCTGCTCGTGTTATAAACAACAGGAAGATCAAAACCTTCTCTTTTCGCAATTGAAAGTGCTTCAATTATAAAAGGAAGATGAGGAGTTGGAGTAACAAGATTCAGACATTTCGCATTGTGACTCTGTAGATCAAGGAAAATTTCAGCGAGCTCTTCTGTACTTATCTCAACCCCATCAGCTTTCTGACTGAAATTCATATTTTGGCAATAGACACACCTAAGGTTGCATCCACTAAAAAAAATTGTTCCCGCACCAGTTTCACCACTTATAGGGGGCTCTTCTCCAAAATGAAGCACGACACTCATTATCTTAACTTTGCTGCCAATTTTACATCTTCCTGTTGTTTCATATCTATTCACCCCACACTGCAAAGGACACAGTTTGCATCGAAAAAGATTATCTTTCAGGATACTGATAATGTCATTCAAAATACTCAACCACCGCCGAAAGCCGTGAAAGTTTTTCAACGATATTCTCATAACCTCTGAAAATCTGATCAACCTCATTTATAGATGTTGTTCCGCTTGCCATCAGACCTGCTATGACCAGAGCAGCAGCTGCTCTCAAATCAGTTGCATTCACCTGCGCCCCGCTCAAGTTCTCCACTCCATAAATGATAGCTGTGCCATCGTTCACCTCTATTTTTGCACCAAGCCTTCTCAGTTCATCTACGTGCTGAAATCTCGATTTGAAAACTGTTTCAGATACCGTAGATGTTCCCGTAGCTATCGATAAAAAAGTAATGATTTGAGGCTGGAGATCTGTTGGATAGCCAGGATATGGAGTAATCTGAACCTTGACAGGCTGAGGCCTTTGATTCATTTTTATGCGAATAGCTGTCTCATCAATCTGCTGAATTTCAACACCGGCGCTTCTGAGCACGTCAAAAAGCGCAACAAGATGGGAAACCTGAAGATTTTCTATTACGGCATCCCCCATAGTTGCAGCAACAGCTATCGCGTAAGTACCTGCCTCGATCCTATCAGGTATTATTCTGTGAGTGCATTCACGAGTTTTTTCCACGCCAAAAATCTCAATACGTCTTGTTCCTGCCCCGAAAACTTTGCATCCCATATCATTCAAAAAATTAGCCAAATCTTCTATTTCTGGTTCCATAGCCGCGTTTTCCAGAATTGTGTGAGTACCGTCCAAAATAGCCGCGGTTGTCATTATATGTTCTGTAGCACCAACGCTTGGAAAAGGAAGCGATATTAAAACTTCTTGTGGTCTTTCACCAAGTTCAGCTGTGACAATACCATGTTCTATGTTTATTGAAAAACCTAACTTCTGCAATCCCTCTATATGGTAATCCACAGGCCTGACACCTATAGAACAGCCCCCAGGAAGTGAAACAGAAGCCTTTCCATATTTGGCAGCAAGTGGACCTAAAACATTAAAAGATGCTCTCATTTTTCTGACAAGCTCGTATGGAATATCTGTGTTTGGTTTCTCTGGTGGATTAACAGAGAGCACATTTTCAGCAAAACGTGTTTTGCAACCGGCTGAATTGAGTATGTCTATCATTGTTCTAACATCCATCAAATCTGGAACATTCTCAAGCAAAACACCTCTGTCACAGATAAGTGACGCTGCAATAATCGGCAAAGCCGCATTTTTCG is a window of Pseudothermotoga elfii DSM 9442 = NBRC 107921 DNA encoding:
- a CDS encoding ribonuclease H-like YkuK family protein is translated as MKNPTYGNVDIEAVREIIQDFNDGNPSKIYIGTDSDARDGVVTFATALVVYKIGIGATYFYTLKRERKHYDIFSRLFEETYLSLEMASFAKEMLQLYHPEIHIDVGYNGASRDVLSSVVGYVKGMGYSYKLKPWAFAATKVAHRHTK
- a CDS encoding alkaline phosphatase family protein — protein: MVLKQISENLFKPDYEQYSLVNVSNAILSHFGCPAHYPEYPFGLEKPGLMENVNKVILFLIDAMGMNSLNKILIKNPIFSESDILQASSVFPTTTSSSLASILTGVTPVEHGILGYTLYLKEFGTLVNMIELSSPTVGKLGANLSSKKILLSETIFEKLSKAGVKGCVLTSKNIRGSGFSNLINAGASVKSYQSFGDLFEKLKEMLDENGKLFGFVYWGLLDSIGHKLGVNSQAFERELHWLLRMIKEEISKNLKSNTLVLIIGDHGQIFTPWQNEIWWSWKDEIASFFDLPPGGEMRMMHIYTRFPKEVVEYIKEKYPSEAFAITKHQAIEMELFGKSPKKENLERIGDVILIARKDYSFYFKLTGREESLKSKHGSLSLDELLVPIILIRG
- a CDS encoding MarR family winged helix-turn-helix transcriptional regulator, which codes for MNEDMVFKRFFIISRLHFHIVHDELEKHDIHPGQPPLLMLVAKNEGITQNLIARKLNVRPATVAIMLRRMEKSGLIQREQDESDRRFQRVYLTDKGSHMAEILKSKMEKVEKIAMDGFSSSEKDQFLKFLDRIIENLKKHTKEWCHD
- the murA gene encoding UDP-N-acetylglucosamine 1-carboxyvinyltransferase, producing MGKLIIEGPARLNGAVKISGSKNAALPIIAASLICDRGVLLENVPDLMDVRTMIDILNSAGCKTRFAENVLSVNPPEKPNTDIPYELVRKMRASFNVLGPLAAKYGKASVSLPGGCSIGVRPVDYHIEGLQKLGFSINIEHGIVTAELGERPQEVLISLPFPSVGATEHIMTTAAILDGTHTILENAAMEPEIEDLANFLNDMGCKVFGAGTRRIEIFGVEKTRECTHRIIPDRIEAGTYAIAVAATMGDAVIENLQVSHLVALFDVLRSAGVEIQQIDETAIRIKMNQRPQPVKVQITPYPGYPTDLQPQIITFLSIATGTSTVSETVFKSRFQHVDELRRLGAKIEVNDGTAIIYGVENLSGAQVNATDLRAAAALVIAGLMASGTTSINEVDQIFRGYENIVEKLSRLSAVVEYFE
- a CDS encoding radical SAM protein, producing the protein MNDIISILKDNLFRCKLCPLQCGVNRYETTGRCKIGSKVKIMSVVLHFGEEPPISGETGAGTIFFSGCNLRCVYCQNMNFSQKADGVEISTEELAEIFLDLQSHNAKCLNLVTPTPHLPFIIEALSIAKREGFDLPVVYNTSSYESVDILRLIEGVVDVYLADLKYADDETGMALSKVNDYFTVAKKALIEMHKQVGAFRELYGKIKGLIVRHLVLPNNVSQSEKVLEFVFYGLSPSVPVSLMSQYNPLFKAKQNLLISRKLEKEEYEQIVNTAVRMNMNGWIQTDEKKKVTVKPVPSTYKITSLLKSKT
- the rd gene encoding rubredoxin encodes the protein MVKYRCIICGYVYDPAEGDPDSDIPAGTSFEDLPDDWVCPVCGASKEDFEPVEE
- a CDS encoding ABC transporter ATP-binding protein — encoded protein: MIKILKYLKPYTHLALITVALVVVDSYVTLYLPDLMSQIVDKGITRGNVDYIWQTGAKMLLVSLIQVLAIIFMSLTSSKAAMGLGKDLRNHIFKKVQSFSLGEIDQFSTASLITRTTNDITQIQQATVMILRMVIRAPVIAAGSIVMAVSKDAKLTMILLVSVPIAAVAMYFIFSKTMPLFKSMQKKIDRLNLVLRERVTGVRVIRAFNKEDHEKERFEKANVDLTQTALKVNRIGAVIFPIMMIVMNFTIIALVWFGSKQIDMGQLQVGSMMAVMQYVIQILFSFIMISMIFIFLPRASVSAQRVIEVLKTTPTVLQPSDPTEPAGKGVIRFEDVSFYYPGAKEAALENISFEAQPGKMTAIIGSTGSGKTTILNLIMRFYDVTRGAVKIDGVDVRHIPLERLRGMIGYAPQKAVIFSGTIADNIRFGRDELSNEDVLRAAEIAQVDEFTQKMPEGLNSPVAQGGTNLSGGQKQRISIARAIAGKPKIYLFDDTFSALDFKTDARVRAKLLKEVKDATVIIVAQRVATVMNADQIIVIKDGKVQGIGNHKQLMNTCPVYKDIVLSQLSEEEAVGGDSNGK
- a CDS encoding rubrerythrin family protein — protein: MREMTEKFLKDAFAGESMAHMKYAIFAEEAEKKGFKNLAKLFRAISYAEYVHARNHYQALKMIQSISENIQQCIDGENFEVEEMYPVYNEVAKFQKENEAVRSTHYALEAEKIHAVMYKKAKELAEQGKDYPADKISICSVCGYTVEGDAPEKCPVCGAGASQFVNF
- a CDS encoding ABC transporter ATP-binding protein, yielding MANEKRSQPLPSRGPRPGAGPLMISSDRAKNFKATLKRLITYLGPYIIPVIIVLGITIVATVLTIFAPKILGKATTEIFRGVMAKMLKLPNAGINFSYVARILIQVSLLYGLSALLNYIQQFIMAGVSQKVVMKMRKDISEKLTRLPLKFYDSKTHGEILSRVINDVDLISNTLQQSLIQFVSGIISIVGVVIMMLTISPLLTGVTLLTLPLSIIATVFIAKYSQKHFSKQQKTLGELSGHTEEVYSGHTVIKAFRREQEAVEKFEKINEQLYEASWKAQFLSGMIMPLMRFIGNLGYVIVSVVGGILVTRRAITIGDVQAFIQYSQQFTQPIVQISNIANLIQSTIAAAERVFEILDEEEELPDSQTAIEVNEVHGDVSFERVYFSYVPEKPLIEDLNIEVKSGQRIAIVGPTGAGKTTLVNLLMRFYEIQSGSIKLDGIDIREIYKKSLRKCFGMVLQDTWLFSGTIKENIAYSKDGASEEEIIRAAKMAQAHHFIMALPDGYNTVINEEATNISYGEKQLITIARAFLSDPDVLILDEATSNVDTLTEIYIQKAMDELMKNRTSFIIAHRLSTIRNASLILVMNEGKIIEKGTHRELLEKNGFYADLYKSQFLGALVEA
- a CDS encoding biotin transporter BioY, with product MEVQKLQAQQSIFSKILLSTIFAVMTGAAAQIKIPLPFSPVPVTGQTLVVLLSPLLIGRLSGVSQIIYVLVGIAGMPWFAGLKVGLSIVIGPTGGYLIGFVIASFVLGSIFEQKNRSSTSTLLWLAFANFGIIYAIGLLQLYWWFAIKGSHLTLIKLLSMGAIPFIPGDLTKILLAAGIYSIYKKLK